The following are encoded in a window of Nitrospira sp. genomic DNA:
- a CDS encoding type-F conjugative transfer system secretin TraK, which yields MTFMLAVMMLWLMAGPALATQLVTVSDDSPIPIRISSSQLTLIKLPGAVVQNGLLTVNPAFEIRANGRNVAIDPKNTMAPGDLIVMTDSQSYLFQITPAMIPAEMIVVEDIRLVSSGGKAEVDPVRRAESYEEANVELIRQARQGTLPRSCTARDLPKESHPKWLELEVLAVREYRCAQYTVRMYELFNSKMETQSLRQTEFFTGAELSIALDRRVIANGQSAIVYMVTYSEPVKKAVQKVISPDPEMGKGN from the coding sequence ATGACGTTTATGCTGGCCGTGATGATGCTGTGGTTGATGGCGGGGCCAGCCTTGGCCACGCAGCTTGTCACGGTGTCAGATGACAGTCCGATCCCTATCCGTATCTCTTCTTCTCAACTGACGCTCATCAAATTACCTGGTGCGGTTGTCCAAAACGGATTGCTGACGGTTAATCCGGCCTTCGAAATTCGTGCGAATGGCCGCAATGTCGCCATCGATCCGAAAAATACCATGGCGCCTGGCGATCTGATCGTGATGACAGATAGCCAGTCGTATTTGTTCCAGATCACGCCGGCCATGATTCCGGCCGAAATGATCGTGGTCGAGGATATCCGCCTTGTGTCTTCGGGTGGCAAAGCGGAGGTTGATCCGGTCCGTCGAGCGGAATCGTATGAAGAAGCCAATGTGGAACTGATACGGCAGGCGAGACAAGGGACTCTTCCGCGATCATGTACGGCTCGAGATTTACCCAAAGAGTCACATCCGAAGTGGTTGGAGTTGGAAGTGCTGGCGGTACGTGAATATCGGTGCGCGCAGTACACGGTGCGCATGTATGAGTTGTTCAACTCGAAGATGGAGACCCAAAGCCTCAGACAGACGGAATTTTTCACGGGGGCTGAGCTTAGTATTGCGTTGGACCGCCGTGTCATTGCGAATGGACAGAGTGCGATTGTCTATATGGTGACGTATTCAGAGCCAGTCAAGAAGGCAGTCCAGAAGGTGATATCCCCTGACCCTGAAATGGGGAAAGGTAACTAA